The Tenacibaculum jejuense genome includes a window with the following:
- a CDS encoding nucleotidyltransferase family protein — translation MMTYKETLFFVGKCLTINHEEHNKHIVEKQLKNNTVDWDNVVRLSTEHYVFPALYCNLKKADFLKYLPNDLVEYMKHITDLNRERNTQIIEQAKEINELLLSHNITPIFLKGTGNLLEGLYDDIAERMVGDIDVLFSLDQFLEAYDTLLNNSYKTKYKNYPKFLRHLAPLVNENKISRIEIHKEMTTEKYIHFFNYDTIEKEIKKIENLNFLSFEDQLKLSIIAFQINDDMQYYNSISLRNAYDVFLICQEVNSTESIGSLNDKIRTPLNNFLSITNKTLNSKSVKFSSDKNSQKYLDKFIQLLDDKKLKKRLHKQTTRKLFYKKRLKIILETFYKKGHATWLINRIIKGK, via the coding sequence ATGATGACGTATAAAGAAACATTATTTTTTGTGGGAAAATGTTTAACTATTAATCATGAAGAGCATAATAAACATATTGTCGAAAAACAATTAAAAAACAACACTGTTGACTGGGATAACGTGGTTAGGCTAAGCACAGAACATTATGTTTTCCCTGCTTTGTATTGTAATCTGAAAAAAGCTGATTTTTTAAAATATTTACCTAATGATTTAGTCGAATATATGAAACATATAACTGACTTAAATCGAGAGCGTAACACACAGATAATTGAGCAAGCTAAAGAAATTAATGAATTATTACTTTCTCATAATATCACGCCTATATTTTTAAAAGGAACAGGAAATTTACTTGAAGGACTTTATGACGATATTGCAGAAAGAATGGTTGGAGATATTGATGTTTTGTTTTCCCTAGATCAGTTTTTGGAAGCTTACGATACACTTTTAAATAACTCGTATAAAACTAAATATAAAAACTACCCAAAATTCCTCAGACATTTAGCTCCCCTAGTAAATGAAAATAAAATTTCTAGAATTGAAATACACAAAGAAATGACTACAGAAAAGTATATTCATTTTTTTAATTACGATACAATAGAAAAAGAAATAAAAAAGATTGAAAATTTAAACTTTCTTAGTTTTGAAGATCAATTAAAATTATCAATCATAGCTTTTCAAATAAACGATGATATGCAGTATTACAATTCTATTAGTTTAAGAAATGCTTATGATGTCTTTTTAATATGTCAAGAAGTAAATAGCACTGAATCTATTGGATCATTAAATGATAAAATTAGAACACCTCTAAACAACTTCTTAAGTATCACAAATAAAACGCTCAATAGTAAATCTGTAAAATTTTCATCTGACAAAAACTCTCAAAAGTATCTTGATAAATTCATCCAACTACTTGATGACAAAAAACTAAAAAAACGACTTCACAAACAAACTACAAGAAAGTTGTTTTATAAAAAAAGATTAAAGATTATTTTAGAGACTTTCTACAAGAAAGGTCACGCTACTTGGTTAATAAATAGGATTATAAAAGGTAAATAA
- a CDS encoding UDP-N-acetylmuramate--L-alanine ligase, whose translation MRIHFIAIGGSAMHNLAIALHQKGYQITGSDDTIHDPSKSRLEKKGLLPESFGWFPEKITNELDAVILGMHAKIDNPELIKAQDLGLKIYSYPEFLYEQSKHKTRVVIGGSHGKTTITSMILHVLNYHEKEVDYMVGAQLEGFDTMVHLTEENDFIVLEGDEYLSSPIDRRPKFHLYQPNIALLSGVAWDHINVFPTFENYIEQFQVFTDSLVNGGIMVYNEEDETVKRIVENSTNSIKKYPYNLPEYFIEDGVTYLKTTEGDLPLEVFGDHNLQNIAGAKWICQHMGIDEEDFYEAIMSFKGASKRLEKIAERNSSVIFKDFAHSPSKVKATTTAVKDQFKNKKLIACLELHTYSSLNADFLSEYKDTLDKADEAVVFYSPHAVKIKQLEEVTEKQITDAFKRDDLVVYTNPIQFKDYLLKKELKDSVLLLMSSGNYGGLNFDDIKNLLES comes from the coding sequence ATGAGAATACATTTTATAGCAATAGGAGGTAGTGCTATGCATAATTTAGCTATAGCTTTACATCAAAAAGGATATCAAATAACAGGAAGTGACGATACTATACATGATCCCTCTAAATCTAGATTAGAGAAAAAAGGTTTATTACCTGAAAGTTTTGGATGGTTTCCTGAAAAGATAACTAATGAACTTGATGCAGTTATTTTAGGTATGCACGCTAAGATTGATAATCCTGAGTTAATTAAAGCTCAAGATTTAGGTCTGAAAATTTATTCTTATCCTGAGTTTTTATACGAACAGTCGAAACATAAGACTCGTGTTGTAATAGGAGGTTCACATGGGAAAACTACAATAACTTCAATGATTTTACATGTGTTGAATTATCATGAAAAAGAAGTAGATTACATGGTGGGTGCACAATTGGAAGGTTTTGATACTATGGTGCATTTAACTGAGGAAAATGATTTTATTGTATTAGAAGGAGATGAATATTTGAGCTCACCTATCGATAGAAGACCTAAGTTTCATTTATATCAACCAAATATTGCTTTATTAAGTGGGGTTGCGTGGGATCATATTAATGTGTTTCCAACTTTTGAAAATTATATTGAACAGTTTCAGGTTTTTACGGATTCATTGGTTAATGGAGGAATCATGGTTTATAATGAAGAAGATGAAACCGTAAAACGTATAGTTGAAAATTCTACAAATTCTATAAAAAAATATCCATACAATTTACCTGAATATTTTATAGAGGATGGCGTTACTTATTTAAAAACTACAGAAGGAGATTTACCTTTAGAAGTGTTTGGGGATCATAATTTACAGAACATAGCTGGAGCTAAATGGATTTGTCAGCATATGGGAATAGATGAAGAAGATTTCTATGAAGCTATTATGTCATTTAAAGGAGCTAGTAAGCGATTAGAAAAAATTGCTGAGCGTAATTCTTCCGTAATTTTCAAAGATTTTGCACATTCACCTTCAAAAGTAAAGGCGACGACAACAGCAGTAAAAGATCAATTTAAAAATAAAAAGCTTATTGCATGTTTAGAACTACATACTTACAGTAGTTTGAATGCTGATTTTTTATCAGAATATAAAGATACCTTAGATAAGGCTGACGAAGCTGTTGTTTTTTATTCTCCTCATGCTGTAAAAATAAAACAGCTGGAAGAAGTTACAGAAAAACAAATTACCGATGCTTTTAAAAGAGATGATTTGGTTGTGTATACAAATCCAATTCAGTTTAAAGATTATTTATTAAAAAAAGAATTGAAGGACTCAGTTTTACTTTTAATGAGCTCTGGTAATTATGGAGGATTAAATTTTGATGACATTAAAAATTTATTGGAAAGTTAA